Proteins encoded by one window of Simiduia curdlanivorans:
- a CDS encoding PEP-CTERM sorting domain-containing protein: MRHLLITLLVVHSLARADVIDSTDDTLGVSSATQQPLRGIVAEAVATNSAAVKPLFWLSILPVQDPLLAQQSLPASANPLPLSSQYWQPTESQVPWPLPEPGTLLLFGAGILLVFVARHVRFANQRRKSRRQTRTD; the protein is encoded by the coding sequence GTGCGCCATCTACTAATCACATTACTCGTCGTGCACTCCCTCGCCCGCGCCGATGTCATTGACTCGACGGACGACACTCTCGGCGTGTCTTCGGCAACGCAACAGCCGTTGCGCGGCATTGTGGCTGAAGCCGTTGCCACTAACAGCGCCGCAGTAAAGCCGCTTTTTTGGCTATCAATTTTACCCGTGCAAGACCCGTTGCTAGCTCAGCAGTCACTCCCTGCTTCCGCAAACCCGCTGCCGCTTTCCAGCCAATATTGGCAACCAACTGAATCACAAGTGCCTTGGCCGCTGCCAGAGCCCGGCACACTCTTATTATTTGGCGCAGGCATCTTACTGGTATTCGTAGCGCGTCACGTGCGCTTTGCCAATCAACGCAGAAAGTCGCGCCGACAGACTAGAACTGACTAA
- a CDS encoding AraC family transcriptional regulator has translation MDINRHRLSVHSLYIKILCNELLQEGIVVEESLKAAQLPLTFMNQGDDLVSIFAFQRLIDFARARTGKQWLGLALGAKIASTHHGPLGYLMASSANFSTALNALVKYIPLRTQLLRLQLCQDGKEVRLLVQEEGDIALIREVFLEAFMVITLGILRLIFARPITGLRLELAYSAPAYADRYAQHFDCPVQFSCKQSAIIFSIEALSTNNIMADAKAYRLADIECQNLLERQIHHQGFITKIERIILDPSHPFPTLDAVAVQLCVSKSTLIRKLAKENTSYTRLIEDIRQTLASYYLIETDLSIEQVAEKLGYEDTSNFSRTFQRWTSTTPSRFRAGYRPTLKKSP, from the coding sequence ATGGATATAAATAGACATCGACTTTCGGTACACAGCCTCTACATTAAAATTCTTTGCAATGAGCTGTTGCAAGAAGGCATTGTCGTTGAGGAGTCATTAAAAGCGGCACAGTTGCCGTTGACCTTTATGAACCAAGGCGACGATTTAGTATCGATTTTTGCCTTTCAAAGGCTTATCGATTTTGCCCGCGCGCGCACCGGCAAGCAGTGGCTGGGGTTGGCACTAGGCGCCAAAATTGCCTCGACCCATCACGGCCCCCTAGGCTATTTAATGGCTTCCAGTGCCAATTTTTCTACGGCGCTGAATGCGCTAGTAAAATATATACCCCTAAGAACCCAGTTACTGCGCTTACAGCTCTGCCAAGACGGTAAAGAAGTTCGGCTCTTGGTGCAGGAAGAGGGCGACATAGCGCTTATTCGCGAAGTGTTTCTCGAAGCTTTTATGGTGATTACGCTTGGCATATTGCGGCTTATATTCGCTCGGCCTATCACCGGGCTGCGCTTGGAATTAGCCTATAGCGCGCCAGCTTACGCCGACCGCTATGCTCAACACTTTGATTGTCCCGTTCAATTTTCATGCAAGCAAAGCGCTATTATTTTTTCTATCGAGGCTTTATCGACCAACAATATAATGGCCGACGCAAAAGCCTACCGTTTAGCCGACATTGAATGCCAGAACCTTTTAGAGCGACAAATACATCATCAAGGGTTTATTACAAAGATCGAGCGTATTATTCTCGACCCCTCACACCCCTTTCCCACTTTAGATGCGGTAGCGGTGCAATTGTGCGTGTCAAAAAGTACGCTGATTCGAAAGCTGGCCAAGGAAAACACTAGCTACACGCGCCTCATCGAAGATATTCGTCAAACCTTAGCCAGTTATTATTTAATAGAAACAGACCTATCTATTGAGCAAGTTGCGGAAAAATTAGGCTATGAAGACACCTCTAATTTTTCCCGCACCTTCCAACGCTGGACCAGCACCACGCCCTCTCGATTTCGCGCAGGCTACAGGCCAACACTGAAGAAATCACCTTGA